The following coding sequences are from one Motacilla alba alba isolate MOTALB_02 chromosome 4, Motacilla_alba_V1.0_pri, whole genome shotgun sequence window:
- the LOC119700787 gene encoding neuropeptide-like protein C4orf48 homolog, whose amino-acid sequence MLAPCLLRRAILTVPLVFVVALLVTEPVRADQEAGTAIPAESRPCVDCHAFEFMQRALQDLKKTAYNLDTRTETLLLQVEKRNLCDCLAANLLN is encoded by the exons ATGCTGGCACCCTGCCTTCTGAGGAGAGCCATCCTTACAGTTCCTTTAGTTTTTGTGGTTGCACTACTTGTCACGGAGCCTGTCAGAGCTGACCAAGAAGCAGGAACAGCCATCCCAGCTGAGA GCCGCCCCTGTGTTGATTGCCATGCCTTTGAGTTcatgcagagagctctgcaggatTTAAAGAAGACAGCATATAATCTAGACACAAGG ACAGAAACTCTGCTTCTTCAGgtggaaaagagaaatctgtGTGACTGCCTAGCTGCCAATCTGCTGAACTGA